One Pseudomonas sp. AN-1 genomic region harbors:
- a CDS encoding efflux RND transporter permease subunit, which translates to MSHVQSLPAEAVISDLKEFDQRSGILAERLLFNNRLAIVVVCLLTTLVLGYQALGLSLNAAFEKMIPTGHPYIANFLENRKQLAGMGNTLRIAVEAKEGSIFDAEYLDTVRKINDEVFLLPGVDRPYMKSLWAPAVRWTGVTEDGLDGGPVIPDDYDGSPESLEQVRINVERSGEIGQLVAGNYRSSIVLVPLQERIAETGERIDYHALSQRIEEIRGKYQSDKIAIHVTGFAKVVGDLIDGLRQVMLFFAAAIVICTAVLYWYTRCLRSTLLVVACSMIAVVWLLGLLPTLGYELDPYSVLVPFLVFAIGMSHGAQKMNGIMQDVGRGTHKLVAARYTFRRLFLAGMTALLADAVGFAVLMVIDIQVIQDLAVTASIGVAVLIFTNLVLLPILLSYTGVSPVAAQRSLRAELQEANDTEHRKHPFWAFLDLFTRTPWAGLAVALGLAMGVFGLMVSFQLKIGDTDPGAPELRADSRYNQDNAFMVANYAASSDVFIVMVKTPQYACAHYSTLRTVDALERELQQLPGVEATSSLAGLAKVANAGMNEGSLKWFEMPRSQDMLNAIITRAPREMFNQNCDLLTVYAYLKDHKADTLTSVVSTVEAFAAQYGSEEIRILNAAGNAGIEAATNIVVKKANVQMLFLVYAAVIVLAFVTFRSWRAVVCAVVPLMITSVLCEALMVWLNIGVKVATLPVIALGVGIGVDYALYVMTVTLARLKEGMSLSEAYYKALIFTGKVVVLTGITLGIAVATWAWSPIKFQADMGILLAFMFVWNMLGALILLPALAHFLLRPKQAAAA; encoded by the coding sequence ATGAGCCACGTCCAGTCCCTCCCCGCCGAAGCGGTGATCAGCGATCTCAAGGAGTTCGATCAGCGCTCCGGAATCCTCGCCGAGCGGCTGCTGTTCAACAACCGCCTGGCGATCGTGGTCGTCTGCCTGCTCACCACCCTGGTGCTGGGCTACCAGGCGCTCGGCCTGTCGCTCAACGCGGCGTTCGAGAAGATGATCCCCACCGGCCATCCGTACATCGCCAACTTCCTGGAGAACCGCAAGCAGCTGGCCGGTATGGGCAACACCCTGCGCATCGCGGTGGAAGCCAAGGAGGGCAGCATCTTCGATGCCGAGTACCTCGACACCGTGCGCAAGATCAACGACGAGGTGTTCCTGCTGCCCGGCGTCGACCGCCCGTACATGAAGTCGCTGTGGGCGCCAGCGGTACGCTGGACCGGGGTGACCGAGGACGGCCTCGACGGCGGCCCGGTGATCCCCGACGACTACGACGGCTCGCCGGAAAGCCTCGAGCAGGTGCGCATCAACGTCGAACGCTCCGGCGAGATCGGCCAGCTGGTGGCGGGCAACTACCGGTCGAGCATCGTGCTGGTGCCGTTGCAGGAGCGCATCGCCGAGACCGGCGAGCGCATCGACTACCACGCGCTGTCGCAGCGCATCGAAGAGATCCGCGGCAAGTACCAGTCGGACAAGATCGCCATCCACGTCACCGGCTTCGCCAAGGTGGTGGGCGACCTGATCGACGGCCTGCGCCAGGTGATGCTGTTCTTCGCCGCCGCCATCGTCATCTGCACCGCGGTGCTCTACTGGTACACCCGCTGCCTGCGCAGCACCCTGCTGGTGGTGGCCTGCTCGATGATCGCGGTGGTCTGGCTGCTCGGCCTGCTGCCGACCCTCGGCTACGAGCTGGACCCGTACTCGGTGCTGGTGCCCTTCCTGGTGTTCGCCATCGGCATGAGCCACGGCGCGCAGAAGATGAACGGCATCATGCAGGACGTCGGCCGCGGCACCCACAAGCTGGTGGCGGCGCGCTACACCTTCCGCCGCCTGTTCCTCGCCGGCATGACCGCACTGCTGGCCGACGCCGTGGGCTTCGCCGTGCTGATGGTGATCGACATCCAGGTGATCCAGGACCTGGCCGTCACCGCCAGCATCGGCGTGGCCGTGCTGATCTTCACCAACCTGGTGCTGCTGCCGATCCTGCTGTCGTACACCGGCGTCAGCCCGGTCGCCGCCCAGCGCAGCCTGCGGGCCGAGCTTCAGGAAGCCAACGACACCGAGCACAGGAAGCACCCGTTCTGGGCCTTCCTCGACCTGTTCACCCGCACCCCGTGGGCGGGGCTGGCGGTGGCGCTGGGCCTGGCGATGGGCGTGTTCGGCCTGATGGTCAGCTTCCAGCTGAAGATCGGCGACACCGACCCGGGCGCCCCGGAGCTGCGCGCCGACTCGCGCTACAACCAGGACAACGCCTTCATGGTCGCCAACTACGCGGCGAGCAGCGACGTGTTCATCGTCATGGTGAAGACGCCGCAGTACGCCTGCGCCCACTACAGCACCCTGCGCACGGTGGACGCCCTGGAGCGCGAGCTGCAGCAGCTGCCGGGCGTCGAGGCGACCAGCTCGCTGGCCGGCCTGGCCAAGGTGGCCAATGCCGGGATGAACGAGGGCAGCCTCAAGTGGTTCGAGATGCCGCGCTCGCAGGACATGCTCAACGCCATCATCACCCGCGCCCCGCGCGAGATGTTCAACCAGAACTGCGACCTGCTGACCGTCTACGCCTACCTCAAGGACCACAAGGCCGACACCCTGACCAGCGTGGTCAGCACCGTGGAAGCCTTCGCCGCGCAGTACGGCAGCGAGGAGATCCGCATCCTCAACGCCGCCGGCAACGCCGGCATCGAGGCCGCCACCAACATTGTGGTGAAGAAGGCCAACGTGCAGATGCTGTTCCTCGTCTACGCCGCGGTGATCGTGCTGGCCTTCGTCACCTTCCGCTCCTGGCGCGCGGTGGTCTGCGCGGTGGTGCCGCTGATGATCACCTCGGTGCTCTGCGAGGCGCTGATGGTCTGGCTGAACATCGGCGTCAAGGTGGCCACCCTGCCGGTGATCGCCCTCGGCGTCGGCATCGGCGTCGACTACGCGCTGTACGTGATGACCGTGACCCTGGCGCGGCTGAAGGAGGGCATGAGCCTGTCCGAGGCCTACTACAAGGCGCTGATCTTCACCGGCAAGGTGGTGGTGCTGACCGGCATCACCCTGGGCATCGCGGTGGCCACCTGGGCCTGGTCGCCGATCAAGTTCCAGGCCGACATGGGCATCCTGCTGGCCTTCATGTTCGTGTGGAACATGCTCGGTGCGCTGATCCTGCTGCCGGCGCTGGCGCACTTCCTGCTGCGTCCAAAGCAGGCTGCTGCAGCCTGA